One window from the genome of Methanomicrobiales archaeon encodes:
- a CDS encoding Yip1 family protein: protein MATSIARVLVKPARFYSEKKVEQESLRVPVLIVLVLGAVSAAAAYLMAGLTMQLLPGDMQSFAAIAGAAGAAGALIAAFLTWAVIAAVFFGISAFFGGQGSFRRTLEFVGYGFVPQIIGGIVSLILIFSFVSGVQVAPVTDPLEVQRAVGQLMQSPLLLLSSLVGILFLAWSANIWIFAVQHARSLTTRNAAITVILPVAVYIAFSLLTLGLF from the coding sequence ATGGCGACATCCATTGCCCGGGTGCTGGTCAAGCCTGCCCGGTTTTATTCGGAAAAGAAGGTTGAACAGGAGAGTTTGAGAGTTCCGGTACTGATCGTGCTGGTGCTGGGAGCCGTATCGGCCGCTGCCGCCTACCTCATGGCAGGCCTGACCATGCAGCTGCTCCCCGGGGATATGCAGTCCTTTGCCGCTATTGCGGGTGCTGCAGGAGCAGCTGGCGCTCTGATTGCTGCATTCCTGACCTGGGCTGTGATCGCTGCGGTATTTTTCGGAATATCAGCGTTCTTCGGGGGCCAGGGCAGCTTCAGGAGAACGCTGGAGTTCGTCGGGTACGGCTTCGTCCCCCAGATCATCGGGGGGATAGTATCGCTCATCCTGATATTTTCCTTTGTCTCCGGCGTCCAGGTCGCGCCGGTAACCGACCCGCTGGAGGTGCAGAGGGCGGTGGGACAGCTGATGCAGTCCCCGCTCCTTCTCCTCTCGTCGCTCGTCGGCATCCTGTTTCTGGCGTGGAGCGCCAACATCTGGATCTTCGCCGTCCAGCACGCCCGCAGCCTGACCACCCGGAACGCGGCGATCACCGTGATCCTGCCCGTTGCCGTATACATCGCCTTCTCGCTGCTCACTCTGGGGTTGTTCTAG
- a CDS encoding HEAT repeat domain-containing protein, which translates to MRHPTSKMRWDAVLALEGMPGDRATELLVQALQDPDYVSIRWRAAIALGRRQDPRAVEPLLRVLESSDHFSVREEAAEALGSIGDERAVPALIRALEDRDRGVRLRALQALVEIGAKEPLRQALKGSKAEGEVEEALRRIEGREKRRE; encoded by the coding sequence CTGCGGCACCCGACATCCAAGATGCGCTGGGATGCCGTCCTGGCTCTCGAGGGCATGCCCGGCGATCGGGCGACCGAGCTCCTGGTGCAGGCGCTCCAGGATCCGGACTACGTGAGCATCCGCTGGAGGGCGGCGATCGCTCTCGGGAGGCGGCAGGATCCCCGGGCGGTGGAGCCGCTCCTGCGGGTTCTCGAGAGCAGCGACCACTTCTCCGTCCGCGAGGAGGCGGCAGAGGCCCTGGGCAGCATCGGGGACGAGAGGGCGGTGCCGGCCCTGATACGGGCTCTGGAAGACCGGGACCGGGGCGTGCGGCTGCGGGCGCTCCAGGCGCTCGTCGAGATCGGGGCGAAGGAGCCGCTCCGGCAGGCGCTGAAGGGATCGAAGGCCGAGGGCGAGGTGGAGGAGGCGCTGCGGCGCATCGAAGGGAGAGAGAAAAGGAGAGAATAG
- a CDS encoding PAS domain S-box protein, with translation MRTRETNAARSRLIRFAASVLVLLALAGAAIPAAAQGPEKTVLVISSYHQGDPWTEQITEGIKSALEGQNAKIYFEHMDSSRIDEKGYFQKLYELYRLKYAGIRFDAVICSDDTAFQFLLLHRKNLFPSTPVIFCGLNHLDDAVLADRTKYTGVVENLAIRETLDVALSLHPSTREVVVVNDRTDTGIANQKALEEIVPEYTGRVSFLFLDNLTVRELERELQQLPADRIVLFLSFNRDSTGRVLDNDESIALISRSSAPVYSLWNVYLGHGIVGGKLSDGTEQGRKAGEMALSILRGGNVTDLPVDRGSGSRYMFDYRMMRAFGIGMSDLPPESTVINLPDPFYAIPKYVVWGTIAGTVALMSVILILLVNITHRRRMEEALRASEEKFRGIAQRSFEMIYLTDTDGRITYASPAVERITGYTPDEVVGRHLHDLAVDPARIHRARRRLLDGGQQDEFETALRRKDGAQAIVEVSTSPVVVDGTIVSIQGAARDITERVQMETLKRRAFEQIEQNIEQFAILGDHIRNPLAVIIGLADMEDGEHSRKILEQAWEIDRIIDQLDRGWIESEKVREFLRRQYGREE, from the coding sequence TTGCGCACTCGAGAAACGAATGCCGCGAGGTCCAGGCTGATCCGGTTTGCCGCGTCCGTTCTGGTGCTGCTTGCGCTAGCCGGAGCCGCCATCCCCGCAGCGGCCCAGGGACCGGAGAAGACGGTGCTCGTGATCTCCTCGTACCACCAGGGCGATCCCTGGACGGAGCAGATCACGGAGGGCATCAAGTCCGCGCTGGAAGGGCAGAACGCCAAGATCTACTTCGAGCACATGGACTCCAGCCGGATCGACGAGAAGGGCTACTTCCAGAAGCTGTACGAGCTCTACAGGCTGAAATATGCGGGCATACGGTTCGACGCCGTCATCTGCTCGGACGACACCGCGTTCCAGTTCCTGCTCCTGCACCGGAAGAACCTCTTCCCGAGCACGCCCGTCATCTTCTGCGGCCTCAACCACCTCGACGACGCGGTGCTGGCGGACAGAACGAAGTACACGGGAGTCGTGGAGAATCTCGCCATCCGCGAGACGCTGGATGTGGCCCTCTCCCTGCACCCCTCCACGCGCGAGGTGGTGGTGGTGAACGACCGCACGGACACCGGTATCGCGAACCAGAAGGCGCTGGAGGAGATCGTCCCCGAGTACACCGGCAGGGTGAGTTTTCTCTTCCTGGACAACCTGACCGTACGGGAGCTGGAACGCGAGCTGCAGCAGCTTCCCGCCGACCGGATCGTGCTCTTCCTCTCCTTCAACCGCGACAGCACCGGGCGGGTGCTGGATAACGACGAGAGCATCGCCCTCATCAGCCGGAGCAGCGCCCCGGTCTACAGCCTCTGGAATGTCTATCTGGGCCACGGCATCGTGGGCGGGAAGCTGAGCGACGGCACCGAGCAGGGGAGGAAGGCCGGTGAGATGGCCCTTTCCATCCTCCGGGGGGGAAACGTCACCGATCTGCCCGTCGACCGGGGGAGCGGGAGCCGCTACATGTTCGACTACCGGATGATGCGCGCCTTCGGCATCGGCATGTCCGATCTCCCGCCGGAGAGCACCGTGATCAACCTGCCCGACCCGTTCTACGCGATACCCAAGTACGTGGTCTGGGGCACGATCGCCGGCACCGTCGCGCTCATGAGCGTCATCCTGATCCTGCTGGTCAACATCACGCACCGCCGGCGGATGGAGGAGGCGCTGCGGGCGAGCGAAGAGAAGTTCCGGGGCATCGCGCAGCGCAGCTTCGAGATGATCTACCTGACGGACACGGACGGGCGGATCACCTACGCCTCTCCGGCCGTCGAGAGGATAACGGGATACACCCCGGACGAGGTCGTCGGAAGGCACCTGCACGATCTTGCCGTGGATCCCGCCCGCATCCACCGCGCCCGCAGAAGGCTGCTCGACGGCGGGCAGCAGGACGAGTTCGAGACCGCCCTGCGCAGAAAGGACGGCGCACAGGCGATCGTCGAGGTGAGCACCTCGCCCGTGGTGGTGGACGGCACGATCGTCTCCATCCAGGGGGCGGCCCGGGACATCACCGAGCGGGTGCAGATGGAGACCCTGAAGCGGAGGGCGTTCGAGCAGATCGAGCAGAACATCGAACAGTTCGCCATCCTGGGCGACCACATCCGCAACCCGCTCGCCGTGATCATCGGACTGGCGGATATGGAGGACGGCGAACACTCCCGGAAGATCCTGGAGCAGGCCTGGGAGATCGACCGCATCATCGACCAGCTGGACAGGGGCTGGATCGAGTCGGAGAAGGTGCGGGAGTTCCTGCGCCGCCAGTACGGGCGGGAAGAGTGA
- a CDS encoding CorA family divalent cation transporter: protein MQDASAAARELSEGGGDAISVHEKGFCVAMSGGGETRRRASRSVGDFLDMVDAAQVAWIDFVVENFEGEVFSAAKTLGFSELLVRNLLKTPKGGYEDLGNEVGILVPAISMDGFDVRLNTLLILIRERLIVTIHTTEVRRFFRVRRYAETLLRKIPNRKLQKDKISLLLIRILDENNSKNFDYLREIEEAGDRLSKDLADPRVSRTIIGPKIYDMKHALIIYLGGLWATVDTLNALRYGDADLMTDDPKILNRINALIGEVNSQIGLAEHMSEVLASGLEVLQSIYNNQLQILNNRLAMLVAYLTIIGTALLVPNTIATVASNTVFDLRPPDAPSYMALLLVSTLLATGFSWWAVKRMGLLPNSPD from the coding sequence ATGCAGGATGCGTCCGCGGCGGCGCGGGAGCTCTCCGAGGGGGGCGGGGATGCGATCTCGGTGCACGAGAAGGGCTTCTGCGTCGCGATGTCGGGCGGAGGGGAGACGAGGAGGCGGGCCTCCCGGAGCGTGGGCGACTTCCTTGACATGGTCGACGCCGCCCAGGTCGCCTGGATCGATTTCGTGGTCGAGAACTTCGAGGGGGAGGTCTTCAGCGCGGCGAAGACGCTGGGGTTCAGCGAACTGCTGGTGCGGAACCTGCTGAAGACTCCGAAAGGGGGATACGAGGATCTCGGGAACGAGGTGGGGATCCTGGTACCGGCGATCTCCATGGACGGGTTCGACGTGCGGCTCAACACGCTGCTCATCCTGATCCGCGAGCGGCTGATCGTGACCATCCATACGACGGAGGTGCGGCGGTTCTTCCGGGTGCGCCGGTACGCGGAGACGCTGCTCCGCAAGATCCCGAACAGGAAGCTCCAGAAGGACAAGATATCGCTCCTGCTGATCCGCATTCTGGATGAGAACAACTCCAAGAACTTCGACTATCTGCGGGAGATCGAGGAGGCCGGGGACCGCCTCTCCAAGGACCTCGCCGATCCCCGGGTATCCCGCACGATCATCGGCCCCAAGATCTACGACATGAAGCACGCCCTGATCATCTACCTGGGCGGGCTCTGGGCCACGGTGGATACGCTCAACGCGCTCCGATACGGTGATGCGGATCTGATGACGGACGATCCCAAGATCCTGAACCGGATCAACGCCCTGATCGGAGAGGTCAACTCCCAGATCGGGCTGGCAGAGCACATGAGCGAGGTGCTGGCCAGCGGGCTCGAGGTGCTCCAGTCCATCTACAACAACCAGCTCCAGATCCTGAACAACCGCCTGGCGATGCTCGTCGCCTACCTGACCATCATCGGCACGGCGCTCCTGGTGCCGAACACCATCGCGACGGTGGCGAGCAACACCGTCTTCGATCTGAGGCCGCCGGACGCCCCCTCCTACATGGCCCTCCTGCTCGTCTCCACCCTGCTGGCGACGGGATTCTCCTGGTGGGCGGTGAAGCGGATGGGCCTGCTGCCGAACAGCCCGGACTGA